A part of Dehalococcoidia bacterium genomic DNA contains:
- the fdhD gene encoding formate dehydrogenase accessory sulfurtransferase FdhD: MHFDELKILKVIGGKIISRSDAVIRESEVIIKIDGRMHRQLSCLIENLEELTLGHLFAEGIASPSDIDITVDGNTISVYRKRCSRAQKPAIIESRLQVTDDQILRWIKELDRNCPLHTRTGCTHIVGIVYNDSIFFVEDISRHCAIDKAIGAAVRKGIDLSGCVIVTSCRQTISTMRKAIAAGIPIVASLAAPTTLSVNEALKYGVTLIGFARGNEFNIYSHPERVVPCRR, from the coding sequence ATGCATTTCGATGAATTGAAAATACTAAAAGTCATTGGTGGCAAAATAATATCACGATCGGATGCTGTTATTCGCGAATCTGAGGTTATTATAAAAATCGATGGCAGGATGCACCGGCAGTTGAGTTGTTTGATTGAGAATCTCGAAGAACTTACGCTGGGACATCTGTTTGCCGAAGGCATAGCCTCTCCGTCCGATATCGATATCACTGTTGATGGCAATACCATATCGGTATACCGTAAACGGTGTTCCAGGGCGCAGAAGCCGGCCATTATCGAATCTAGATTACAGGTTACCGATGACCAGATTCTGAGATGGATCAAAGAACTAGACCGGAACTGCCCACTGCATACAAGAACGGGGTGTACTCATATAGTTGGCATAGTTTACAACGATAGCATCTTTTTCGTCGAGGATATTAGCAGACACTGTGCTATAGATAAGGCCATTGGCGCGGCTGTTAGGAAAGGGATTGATCTTTCGGGTTGCGTGATCGTGACTTCCTGCCGCCAGACAATATCGACAATGAGAAAGGCGATAGCGGCAGGCATTCCGATAGTGGCCAGTCTCGCCGCGCCGACAACGCTGTCTGTTAATGAGGCTTTAAAATATGGTGTGACGTTAATCGGGTTCGCGCGCGGCAACGAATTCAACATATACTCTCATCCGGAACGAGTCGTTCCCTGTCGTCGTTGA
- a CDS encoding molybdopterin-dependent aldehyde oxidoreductase translates to MALRKMILRINGAERQIVCEPGDSLADMLRGLGLTGTKIGCGVGQCGTCSVLVDGKVVKSCTKKMDKVEEFSDIVTIEGIGTPTNLHPLQLAWMVYGGAQCGFCSPGFIVSAKALLYTNPNPTRQEVRAWFQKNRNACRCTGYKPLVDAVMAAAKVLRGEMTMKDLEFKIPADGRIYGTAYPRPTALAKVTGTCDYGSDVNDKMPPGTAYHAALAIAKVSSAKVNNIDVSEAEKMPGVVKVVTRKDVQGDNKMFNLNIMSARYEGNMFERPILVEDRVYQYGDVYAIVLADSRKHARAAAEKVKVDLEELPAYMTGLEAVAEDAKQIFEGFPNLYVMQPIIKGKTEDAMKTAAFVAEGSYYSPRQPHAVLEPETLLAYKDEDGVYTVQCKSLLVHAAAACCMGGVGLPLGPMRILNNPVGATFGYSLSGNTIAWITVATMAVDGYPVCLDLDYAEHTVCTGKRAPGFTNIKMGCDKDGKITAMEYELLYDHGAYADVAGLLIEKGIRFMGWPYSIPNIQGVTMCTCSNHAFTTAFRAFGAMQAYAAHEQLVEELAEKSGIDPFEFRYKNVFREGDLGITGNKLSVYPMVKLMDMMRPKYEEALKRAKKESTAEKKRGVGINCGGYSVGRGMGDQSDVDLELNPDGTITNYNAWEDQGQGGDIGSVALTHEALRPLGIKPDQIRLVMSDTKMCPNTGASAGSTQHYMAGNAIINAAKQLMDAMRKPDGTYRTYDEMKKEGIPTKYRGNYPTLGTTVDIDPNNGLGDPNPEYNYAVYLSEVEVDVKTGKTKVLKVTGCFDVGVIGNRLAVEGQAYGGIAQGIGHALSEGFDDPAKDVNIVKLGIPFIEDVPDDIELNFIETPRPKGPFGSSGCAECFITGFPSVINAIYNATGVRIRELPAKPAKVLKVLQDKEAGKESKPKKYWLGMEFKDRMQYMADRPKQGTGFDISVEGGIRKEE, encoded by the coding sequence ATGGCACTAAGAAAAATGATACTCAGGATCAACGGAGCGGAACGCCAGATAGTATGTGAACCCGGCGATTCGCTGGCCGATATGCTGCGCGGCCTTGGACTGACGGGCACGAAAATAGGTTGCGGAGTGGGCCAGTGCGGCACCTGCTCGGTGCTCGTTGATGGAAAAGTTGTAAAATCCTGCACCAAGAAAATGGATAAGGTTGAGGAATTTTCAGATATCGTGACCATTGAAGGAATTGGGACGCCAACCAATCTGCATCCTCTGCAGCTGGCCTGGATGGTCTATGGCGGCGCGCAGTGCGGTTTCTGTTCTCCCGGATTTATCGTCTCCGCCAAGGCCCTGCTCTACACAAACCCCAATCCGACTAGGCAGGAGGTCAGGGCCTGGTTCCAGAAGAACCGCAATGCATGCAGATGCACCGGCTACAAACCCCTGGTAGATGCGGTCATGGCAGCCGCAAAGGTGCTGCGCGGCGAAATGACCATGAAAGACCTTGAGTTTAAGATACCTGCCGACGGCCGTATCTATGGTACCGCTTATCCAAGGCCTACGGCGCTGGCCAAGGTCACCGGCACCTGCGATTACGGATCGGATGTTAATGACAAGATGCCGCCGGGCACCGCCTATCACGCGGCATTAGCCATAGCGAAGGTATCGAGCGCGAAGGTTAATAACATCGACGTTTCAGAGGCAGAGAAGATGCCGGGCGTGGTCAAGGTTGTCACCCGCAAAGACGTCCAGGGCGACAACAAGATGTTCAACTTGAATATAATGTCCGCCCGCTATGAAGGCAATATGTTCGAGCGTCCGATACTGGTGGAGGACAGGGTATACCAGTACGGCGATGTCTATGCCATCGTCCTGGCCGACAGCAGAAAGCACGCCCGCGCCGCTGCCGAGAAGGTCAAGGTGGACCTTGAGGAACTGCCGGCATACATGACCGGTCTGGAAGCGGTTGCCGAGGATGCCAAGCAGATATTTGAAGGTTTCCCCAACCTCTACGTGATGCAGCCCATCATCAAAGGAAAGACCGAAGATGCAATGAAGACGGCCGCGTTCGTTGCTGAAGGCAGCTACTACAGCCCGCGCCAGCCTCATGCCGTTCTGGAGCCGGAGACGCTGCTTGCATACAAAGATGAAGATGGTGTTTATACCGTTCAGTGCAAGAGCCTGCTGGTCCATGCCGCTGCGGCTTGCTGTATGGGCGGCGTGGGTCTGCCCCTGGGCCCGATGAGAATCCTAAACAACCCCGTAGGCGCCACCTTCGGCTACTCGCTCTCGGGGAATACAATTGCCTGGATAACCGTCGCAACAATGGCGGTTGACGGCTACCCCGTCTGTCTAGATCTCGATTATGCCGAACACACCGTATGCACGGGGAAACGCGCCCCGGGCTTCACCAATATTAAGATGGGGTGCGATAAAGACGGCAAGATAACAGCCATGGAGTATGAACTGCTTTATGACCACGGCGCTTATGCCGACGTCGCCGGCCTTCTGATAGAAAAAGGCATACGTTTCATGGGCTGGCCGTATTCGATTCCCAACATACAGGGAGTAACGATGTGCACCTGCTCCAACCATGCGTTTACTACAGCCTTCAGGGCATTCGGCGCCATGCAGGCATATGCCGCGCACGAGCAACTGGTCGAGGAGCTTGCGGAAAAGTCGGGAATAGACCCCTTTGAATTCCGTTACAAGAACGTCTTCAGAGAGGGAGACCTGGGTATCACCGGTAATAAGCTGTCGGTATATCCGATGGTCAAACTGATGGATATGATGCGCCCCAAGTATGAGGAAGCGCTCAAGAGGGCCAAGAAAGAATCCACCGCCGAGAAGAAACGCGGAGTGGGCATCAACTGCGGCGGATACAGCGTAGGCAGAGGTATGGGCGACCAGTCCGATGTGGACCTGGAACTGAATCCGGACGGCACCATCACCAACTATAACGCCTGGGAGGATCAAGGCCAGGGCGGCGACATCGGATCGGTTGCGCTGACGCATGAGGCGCTGAGGCCTCTTGGCATAAAGCCGGACCAGATCAGACTGGTCATGAGCGATACAAAAATGTGCCCCAACACGGGAGCATCTGCCGGAAGCACCCAGCACTATATGGCAGGAAATGCCATCATCAACGCGGCCAAACAGCTGATGGACGCCATGCGCAAGCCGGATGGGACCTACCGCACCTACGACGAGATGAAGAAGGAAGGGATCCCAACCAAATATCGCGGCAATTATCCTACGCTCGGCACAACGGTAGACATAGACCCGAACAACGGCCTGGGAGATCCCAATCCCGAGTATAACTATGCTGTATACCTGTCAGAGGTTGAAGTGGACGTTAAAACCGGCAAAACGAAGGTGCTCAAAGTAACAGGATGTTTCGATGTCGGCGTCATCGGCAACAGGCTGGCCGTCGAGGGCCAGGCTTACGGCGGTATCGCGCAGGGCATCGGCCACGCACTTTCCGAAGGATTCGACGATCCGGCCAAGGACGTCAACATAGTAAAACTCGGCATCCCCTTCATTGAGGACGTCCCCGATGATATAGAGCTCAACTTCATCGAGACGCCGAGGCCGAAAGGCCCGTTCGGTTCCAGCGGCTGCGCGGAGTGCTTCATAACGGGATTCCCTTCAGTTATTAACGCCATTTACAATGCAACGGGAGTCAGGATCAGAGAGCTTCCGGCTAAGCCTGCGAAGGTACTGAAGGTTCTTCAGGATAAAGAGGCCGGCAAGGAGAGCAAACCTAAGAAGTACTGGCTGGGAATGGAGTTCAAGGACAGGATGCAGTATATGGCGGATCGCCCGAAGCAGGGGACCGGCTTTGACATCAGCGTTGAGGGCGGAATCAGGAAAGAGGAATAG
- a CDS encoding molybdopterin-dependent oxidoreductase has protein sequence MVTEIKKVVCGFCASHCRYKVEVEDGRVIGYYRGDVKKDSLFAKMRDTVIAGCPRSNAAADYLYHPDRLNYPLKRAGERGEGKWERISWEQALDEIAAKLDKIRSEYGAEALAITSSGEQNTGEEYRTRFQYLFGSPNFLGPHSCGIGMVLSHLMSGWMIYMPTLRPETKCLMLIGANPTQAGPMLGHVIKEATKVWLKLIVIDPRRTGVAEEANIWLQLRPGTDGALLMAMIHYIIAEGLYDKEFVQEWCYGFDNVAERVKDCTPEWAQSITGVPADKIREAARMYATVKPSQIFHTTGLEEQANCTPALQARYILAAITGNIDVAGGDSMMEPHPKYRVDADMEREIRLSPQQRAKLMGGERFKLYSWTTFEAMEENINRVRERPLSTPWVTGLAHAPMVYRAMVSGKPYPIKALITLAKNPLLSMPNGRLIAKGMMALDLHVVMETFMSPTCRFADYVLPAACWLEKASLQGGNYALALQGSEAAVQPLFERRTDYYMWRELGMRLGQEKYWPWTTIEEFYDYRLEPMGVTFGRFMEGKGYDNPAPRERKYLTKGFGTPTGKFELYCTLLERMGQDPLPYWKEPQVGAMDAEKAAMEYPMKLIAGTRNRRYYNSQGRQIDAIRKKEPEPRAQLNPRKGAEMGIADGDWLWIETAIGRATFKCKLFEGIEPDVVQAEHGWWYPEDESVDSIWRSNVNAISDDDPDYCDPVSGNFILRGQRCRVYKA, from the coding sequence ATGGTTACGGAGATAAAGAAGGTCGTCTGCGGCTTCTGCGCCAGCCACTGCCGGTATAAGGTTGAGGTGGAGGATGGGAGGGTCATAGGCTACTACCGCGGCGATGTGAAAAAGGATTCCCTGTTCGCCAAGATGCGGGATACGGTCATCGCAGGTTGTCCCCGCTCCAACGCCGCCGCCGACTATCTCTATCACCCCGACCGGCTCAACTATCCGCTGAAGCGCGCCGGAGAGCGCGGCGAGGGGAAGTGGGAGCGGATAAGCTGGGAGCAGGCTCTGGACGAGATCGCCGCCAAGCTGGATAAGATCCGCTCGGAGTACGGGGCCGAGGCGCTGGCCATAACCTCGTCCGGCGAGCAGAATACGGGGGAGGAGTACCGTACCCGATTTCAGTACCTGTTCGGCAGCCCCAACTTCCTCGGACCGCATAGCTGCGGCATAGGCATGGTGCTGAGCCATCTCATGTCCGGATGGATGATATATATGCCGACGTTGCGCCCGGAGACCAAGTGCCTCATGCTCATCGGCGCCAACCCGACGCAGGCCGGCCCCATGCTGGGGCACGTGATCAAAGAGGCCACCAAGGTCTGGCTCAAGCTCATCGTGATCGATCCCAGGCGCACCGGCGTGGCCGAGGAGGCCAATATCTGGCTGCAGCTCAGGCCGGGAACGGACGGCGCGCTGCTCATGGCCATGATACATTACATCATCGCGGAGGGATTGTACGATAAGGAATTCGTGCAGGAGTGGTGCTACGGCTTCGATAATGTGGCCGAGCGGGTGAAGGATTGCACTCCCGAATGGGCGCAGTCGATAACTGGCGTTCCCGCCGATAAGATACGAGAGGCGGCCCGCATGTACGCCACCGTGAAGCCGAGCCAGATATTCCATACCACCGGACTCGAGGAGCAGGCCAACTGCACCCCGGCCCTGCAGGCGAGGTATATCCTGGCGGCGATAACCGGCAACATCGATGTGGCGGGTGGCGACAGTATGATGGAGCCTCATCCCAAGTATCGCGTCGACGCCGATATGGAGCGAGAGATACGGCTCTCGCCGCAGCAGAGGGCCAAGCTTATGGGGGGCGAGCGCTTCAAGCTGTATTCGTGGACGACCTTCGAGGCCATGGAGGAGAATATCAACAGAGTGCGGGAGCGGCCTCTCTCCACGCCGTGGGTCACCGGCCTGGCGCACGCTCCGATGGTGTACCGCGCCATGGTCAGCGGGAAGCCGTATCCGATAAAGGCTCTGATCACCCTGGCCAAGAACCCGCTGCTCAGTATGCCCAACGGCAGACTGATCGCCAAAGGGATGATGGCCCTCGATCTGCATGTCGTCATGGAGACGTTCATGTCGCCGACGTGCCGGTTCGCCGACTACGTGCTGCCGGCCGCCTGCTGGCTCGAAAAGGCCAGCTTGCAGGGCGGCAACTATGCGCTGGCCCTGCAGGGCAGCGAGGCCGCAGTGCAGCCGCTGTTCGAGCGCAGGACCGACTACTATATGTGGCGCGAACTCGGTATGAGGTTAGGGCAGGAGAAGTACTGGCCCTGGACAACGATCGAGGAGTTCTACGACTATCGCCTGGAGCCCATGGGCGTTACCTTTGGCCGGTTCATGGAGGGCAAGGGTTACGACAACCCGGCTCCGCGCGAGCGCAAATATCTGACGAAAGGCTTCGGCACGCCCACCGGCAAGTTCGAGCTGTACTGCACGTTACTGGAGAGGATGGGCCAAGACCCGCTTCCTTACTGGAAGGAGCCGCAGGTCGGGGCGATGGATGCGGAGAAGGCGGCGATGGAGTATCCCATGAAGCTGATAGCGGGAACGCGCAACCGCCGCTACTACAATTCCCAGGGCCGCCAGATAGATGCAATCCGCAAGAAGGAGCCGGAGCCGAGGGCTCAGCTTAATCCGCGGAAGGGCGCGGAGATGGGCATCGCGGACGGCGACTGGCTGTGGATCGAGACGGCCATAGGCCGGGCTACCTTCAAGTGCAAACTCTTCGAGGGCATAGAGCCGGACGTTGTTCAGGCGGAACATGGCTGGTGGTATCCCGAGGATGAGTCGGTCGACAGTATATGGCGTTCGAATGTAAACGCCATCTCGGATGACGATCCGGATTACTGCGACCCGGTGAGCGGCAACTTCATCCTGCGCGGGCAGAGGTGCAGGGTGTATAAGGCTTAG